The region TATAGCGGGGTCTCCCACTGCCTTTATCACACAGATCCAGGGAAAGCTGCTCCCCACAGGGGGCTTTGctgagctggctgcagagcagggcgTAGTGCTGCCTGTCCTTCACCGCCTCCACCAGCCGCTCTGTGCTCTCCAATCGCAGCGGCTTGTCCTGCTCCTCGGGGCACATCTCCAGGatctgcagtgcagagccagGGATCTTCCTGAACTTTGTCATGACGTAGACAAAGACCGGCAGGACAAACTGCTGCTTGTCCCCACTGGTGGCCACCTCGTGAACACGCACTACCCAGCCTTCCTGGGAGAAGTATTCCACTGCTTTCTTCAGCACATGGGCTTGAGCCAAGGAGACGCAGAGGTAGCGCCCTCCCACCTGCAAAACCCGGCTGATCTCAGCAAACATCCTGTCCACCTTAGATAGAGTAACCTCTTCATCATCAGTGAGTACGGCATCCAGCGTGCCTTTGTCGAGGGCCACTTGGAAATGGGCGTCTGGGAAGTCCATGTGAAGCATATCCATCTGCAGGTAGCTCATCTTTGGCCTCTTGCTCGCGCTCCGCTCCTGCATCTGACGGATCACGGCATCGCTGATGTCAATGTTCACAATGTCCTCACACATCCCCGTGTCGTACATCTGCTCACTCAGCTCCGAGTTCCCACAGCCGACCACAAGAACCTGGGGAGCGGGACAAGAGCAGCAGTGATGGTGAGGGTGCCATGCATACACACCTCAAAGCAACCATGTGACATTAACCAGGAGCCCTCAGCAAGAACCACATCCATAGCACCTCCAGATCCACAGCGCCTCCAGATCCTCCCCACGACCCTAACATAACAATTCCATAAAGGCACATGGGCACAGAAGTGATCCTTCACTCTTTCCCTTCTGTGAGCCAGATCTCACCGTGCTGCTAATTCACTTAGCAAGGGTAGGATGAGAGCCTCCCCAAGCACCAGCCAGAGGGCCGGCTGAAACGACACAGTCTGTAAAAGCACGGCTGCAGTGCAAGCAGTCAACTCAGTTGCGACGCAGGGGGGTTACAAACAAAGCTCAGATGTGGAGAGCAACCCGGGCGGAACCGGGGGATCTGCACggcagagagggagaggaagcaggagcagagaacCGGGCCCTCACCTTGTCGCGGGGCCGCACGTACTTGAGCAGCACGGGGCACAGCTCCGGGAACGCCCCGTACCACTCGAAGGGCCGCTGCCCGCGCTGCCGAAAGAACCGATCCCAGTACCGCGCCGAGCCGAACtccccggggctgcggggcagcagctccatggccCCGGTTCGGCGGTTCGGTTCGATCCGGGGCCGGTCCCGGTCCCGAACACGTGTTCCCGTACCGCGCCCCCACTGACGGCATCCGGGTGCGCAGCGCGCCGATTGAGCGCAGCGTCCGTGCCGCTGATTGGCCGCAACCCCTCGCCTCGGCTGCTTCCTATTGGCTACCACTCAGGAAGGGCGGTACTTCCCGCATCGGTGGCGCGCCCGGCGAACCCCTCCACCGAACGCTGGTCCGCCCGGCCCGGAGAGGCGGTCAGCTACAGCCGGTCAGGCGGCTCCGGCCTCGGTCACCCGgtttttctgacattttcatCGGTAGAACCTGCGTGAAGATGGTGGAGGGTCTCAAACGTAACAGCTCCTGCAAGCCTCCGGCAAGGCACAAACATAAATGATCTCAGCACCTTAATGAACGCGCGCCTGGCTTCTACAGGCATTTTTGATGCAACacaaataggggaaaaaaagcagcattcgTGGCTTCACCATGAGCAACTTTAATATAAGCACGTGACCAAACCGAGATCTCACGGGGCTGTACATGAAAAGCATAGCATCCAGTGTCTGCGGGCAGGGGGACACTAGCTGGGACTGGAGGGGGCCTCTGTTGGGTTGCTCTGAAGGAAGAAGGCAGAGAGCTCACTCAGTGCACGGTACCGGTGTGAGATTGAGTTCTTCACAGCCTTGGGCAGCTCAGCGTAGCTGGAGTGGGAAGAAACCAAAACAGTCCTCAGCAGCTGAGTTGCTGCAGCATGTCCCCAAGCCCTCCCCTTCGCCTTGCTTTGCTGCCCAACCACAGTGGGGGTGTTGGCAGTGATACACGGCGAAACCAACAACCCCCATACTGATGGTGGGTTTCTCTGTAACCCCATTCAGATCCAGAACAGTGTTTTCTCCTTGCCAGCACTGCTTGTACGCGGCTCCTCTcagtacagaaacaaaatacagcccccatcccttcctttccttaaaATTCCCATGAAGTGCCATAGGTAAAAAGCCACTTACGTCTGGTCATAGCCGTCAGGCTGAAAGCAGGGATCCCAGCCAAAATCTCGAGGGCCTCTGGGCTCAACAATCACCCCCTACCATGAAAAAGCCAAAGAGCCCTGTAAGTCGTGGTTCCTCAGCATTGCTGGTGCAGTCACATCTGAAACACAAGCTGCAAGGTTGTGGCCACTCACCAAAGGCTTGATGCTGCCCTCATTTCTCAGCACTCCCCCCAAAACATGACCAAAATCAGCAGTGCCAAAGTCAGTGCTCCATCAGGGTGCTGTTTACTGGCAGCCCCTTCACTACCCTCCACACCTCCCAGACTAAGAGAACTAACAACTGCAATCCAAGTAGTATCAGTGACCTCACTTGCCAACATTGTCCTTAACAGAGCCAATGCTATTACAAAATGCACGTTACAACCCCACCTACGTGTGTCTGGCCTTTGAACAGCTTCACGGGCTCCTCTGGGTTTCCAGTACTGAATGCAAAGGTGCACAGAGCATAGGCAGATTTGTCCTCAAACCCAGCCAGCAGCTTGTACAGgcctgagcaacacagagagGATCCCAGTGTCAGTGTGATTCCAGCAGAGCGCAAGACACCCACCTAGAGACGGATCAAGGGAGTACTCTGCATTCACATGGACGAGGGAGAGGAAGAACCACAGGCCATAACAAAGCTAAGCTGAACCGATGCTTTTGGCTGAATCTCTCCTATCCCTGAGCTGCAGGGCTCCAAAAAGAACTTGggagcagaaacaaagaagcGTGTTGCATCAGAGAAGGACTAAAGCCCCTTGTCAATCACAGTGATTAACACTCCTGCTCACGATGCCAGTACAGAAGCCAGAGATCACAGGTCTTCCAGGTTACCTCTGTGAAAGACAATTCCCACAGGCCCTGCCACCAGCCCGCGGGGGCAGAAGTCTGGGGACCCAGCAATGCAAGGATGAAGCCAAAGCTCCTGGGGGAAACAACATCAGTGAGGAAGGGTGCAGAAGTCTCAAAGAGAGAACACAAAGGGACAGAGCTGGACAGACAAAGGAACCAGCAATGAAGCAGGCAGCCAGGTGGGGGAGCACACTCAGCAGCACCCAACACAGGCAGGGATTCATTCCCCTGTTGTTGGGCTGCCTAGCAGCCCAAGACTGGAAAGAACAGTTACATGCAGACAGTGCTACAAGAGGCAGTACCTTCTGGCTTGAGCTTTTCCAGGAACCATTttctgaagggggaaaaaaggaggaaagacaaATTTTTGCTAATGTTACTCAGAAACACAACCATCCTTGAAGCACTGTTGCCTACGCTTTCACAGCTCTTTGAATCCCTCTTAAATGTACTGTCAAATCACCTCATTCTGGGCTATTTACAAATAAAGACAAATCTAGTTCTTAAACTAAGTGGGACATAAGGAGAACAACCGTGGGGTATTTAATCTTAACTTCTGTGCCAATAACCTAGTTCTCACTCATGAGCATCAACAAgctaaaatacatttcttgaTTCTGCTTGTTCACATCTTACACCCATTTCTAGTGCACAGTGAATTAGTTAAAGCTTTGATGACTCTGATTAGCTTAGCAGAGAGCTTGAAAGAGTTAATCACAGCAAAAGATAATCCCAGGAACTAAGACTGTATTTTAATCGAAGAAATACACAGCAGCGTAACAAACCTGTACCTGCAGGATTAAAACAGGCCCTTATGAGAATCTATGGGACACTCATGCAAGAGCTCTCCTGACACACCTGGTGTCTCAGTGCCCAGTGTGGGGCTCCCAAGCTGGCTGCAAGAGCAGGCACCCTAGACAGGGAACATGAGGCAACAGTTCAGATCTGTCTCTCCTGTCCTGTACCACGCATTACTTCACTGCTCACGTCCTGCCCACGAGATGCAGAATGAAACAGAGGACACAGAGCACCTCCCTGACCCTACTGCTGCATGGAGTGTTCCCTGTGAAGCACATCCTGCCAAGCTGTATTCCTCACTCTAGAACAAGAAAGGTGAGGCAAGTTCCCATCTACTTACATGTATGGTCCTGGAAGTCCCCCCAGGGCATTGAAGCACAAGCAGGTGTCCTCTACTATAACAGGCCCCCGAATCTGCAGCAAAAGCAATATCAAGCCTCAAGGAAGGTACTATCAGACTCATTTCCGTACTCAGTGCTGGTCTCATGCATCCAAGATAACAACACGGCAGCTATCAAAGCCCTCCCTTCAGCGTCAGCCCTCACCACACAGCCAAGCCCACTGCCTCTCCAGCAGGGGCTGAGCAGTGGTCCTCTCACAGAGcaaaaagagcagagctgcacagccctAAGGGAGCAGCGGGATCACGAGGAAGGTGCCCAGCGCGAGCTCTGACAGGTGGAAAATTCGGCACCCCACAGCCGCCAGGgctgcactgagggacacgTCACGTCTGCTCGCTGCTCTGGGGACGTGAGACCACAGGAGCGTCAGTAGCGCTGTCTAAGGGCAGCGTCTGTCCTTAGGAAGGACACACCGATGGGTGAGGGCCGCAGCCAGGCCCTGCCctccccaagcagcagaagcgAACCGGGAGGCGCTGACCTGCCGGGCGGCCTCACGGCACTTCTGCACGGAGATCTCGTCCGGCTCCCCCTGGTACTCGGGCACTGGGAACACACACGGGCGGTCGCTGAGGAGGCGGCCGTGCCGAGCCGggccgctcccccccccccgccaacTTACGGTCAATTTTCCTCGCCACCAACGTGTACGGAGAGGAGTCCCCGAGGATCTGAGTGACCTGCGGGAGGCAACGGGGAAGCACGGCCGTCAGCCCCGCTTCCGGTCCCGCTCTCAGGCCTCGCCTTGGGCCCGGGCCCGCAGGCCCCAAGGCCGCCCGTTGCTAGGCAACCgccccccacctcctccagctTCTTAGCGTTGCCCGTTACGAACACCACGCTCCTCCGCACCGGCGCCGCCATGCTGCCCCACGCCTGCGCGCTGAGCAGCCAATCACCGGCCGCGGCGCCGTCACCCTCGGCGACTCCCGGCCAATGGGAGCGGCCGAACCTCGGCGGGAGGCCGCGTCGCCTTTGCGGGTACGCATGCGCGGGATCGCGCGCGGCAATCTCGCGAAAACCGCCGCGTTGCCACGGAGACCGCCCCGTCCACCGCCGCCGCGGCGGCCCCGGCCGGgtcccgctccgccccgccaCCCCCCACGTCAGCGCCGGGCTGAGGGCGGCACGCGGCTACGGCTGCAGGAACGGCgcccagctctccctgccctgtTTTGCCCGAAGCCATGGAGATGATGGAGCTGGGCCCTGGGCCGCGCTCCACGCTGTGCTGTTTACTGCAAGCTCTGGCAAGCCCGTGCGCTCGGTGACTGCAGATTTCCTACGTGGGAGCGATCGGATTTCATGTCTCCGAACACACCTGCGGAGCAGCTGGTCTGTCATAGCGACAGGGGAGAGCCGGGTCTGGCAGTCAAAGGATGCTCCCTTGTGGGTCGTGCTCTTTTAATTtgtacaaaaacaaatcaaatccTTCCCAGAACCgtcacaggcacagagctgtgtgttggctgcagccctgggagggGAGCTGAGCCCTACAGAAATCACcgaacagcctgggttgaaaaggagcacaatgaccatccagttccaaccccctgccatgtgcagggtcgccaaccagcagcccaggctgcccagagccacatccagcctggccttgaatgcctgcagggatggggcatccacagcctccttgggcaacctgttcagtgcgtcaccaccctctaggtgaaaaactccctcctaatatccaacctaaacctcccctgcctcagtttaagaccattcccccttgtcctatcactatccaccctcataaagAGTCATTCTCCCTGCTGTTtacatgctcccttcaaatactggaagactgcaatgaggtctccccggagccttctcttctccaagctaaacaagcccagttccctcaacctttcttcacaggagagctgctccagccctctgatcatcttagtggccctcctgAGGCCCAACACTCCCTCTCATGCCCACACGCAGGATCCTGGGATGCCACCGCAGAACCCAGCACCCCTCCTCACGCTCTGCTGTCCCTGAAGCTCCATTTTACAAAGGGCTTCACGGGGGGGAACCTTCTCTTCCTGtaagagcagagccaggagcacagAAGCCCCTCCTGCTTCAGCACAGCAGCCGtccatccctgcagcctcctgcccttAGGCACAgggacccccccatcccactgcacaGGTCCCACCGGCAAGCCtggagagagcagcagccctACAGGAGGAATGGGTCCCACCAGCAAGcctgggaaggagcagcagctctgcaggaggatCATAAAGCACCAGCCAAGGCACGCCACTCCCTGTGAAAACCGATCGCGTGGAAAACAGCAGCTCATGAGGAGATCTGGGCAAAGAAGAAATGGATAAAACAGACCTTATGCTTGGGTGGAGTTATTTTTGTTGTGAAATCTCCTTCATAACATCTCCTAAGTGAAAACCAAGCCCAAAGCATGCAGGCAGcttcttccagccctgctgggaacAACAGCCCTTCCCTATcgctgcagctctccctgcagtcAGGCCCTGGCAGGACTGCACAGGCTGCACTATAAAGACCAAGGCACTGTTAAGGAGAACAAGGAGGACTGCTCCGTAACATAGCTGAGATTAGATATTGTAGTGGTTTTTTCAGccttgaaaaaaatgataaactgCTTGATAAATTCTGTCACTGTCAAAAGTCACAGGACTGTTGATTTGCTGTTGGCTCTGTTTCCCAGCCAGATAGTCTCTTGAGAAGGTCTGTGCTTAGGATGACCCTGCTGGTCAAGGTCTTGAACCTAAAACCTAATCCTGGCAACCCAGAGGAGAGTAGAGTGCTGAGGGCCTTGGCAGCTTTCCCTGCCCCACATCTTCAGTACAAATACTTACACCCCAGCCTTCTGGATGAGGCTGCAAAGCCACCTGGCCAGAACTGAGGCAAACCAGCTTTCCAGGTGCCTTAGGGGCACCTGCCTCAGTTGTTCCATCGGTATCAGAGGATACACGCAAGCAGAAGGGTGTAAGGTTCCTTCTCCACGGATCCTGGTCAGCTGAAAATGCTTCTGTGCCTTTCTGCAGCAGCGTACTGCTGTGACCAGGCTAAGGACAGCTGTTCTCAGAGCAGTACACTCGTGCTCACAGGGATTGTTTAATGCAAACTGGAAACTCTACGGACAGACTGCTGGCAAATATCCACCAAATCCAGCAAGGACAGAGCTTTCCACAGGTGGCTCTGTTGTTCTTGTGGTTCACATCCATCTTTGTCCATCCAAAGCAACACCTGCACCAGGCAGGGAACAGAGTCCCCAGGGGAGTCAAGCTGTAGCTGCTCTTCGGTTCAGATGAGCAGACAAGAGAGAAGGACGTAGCAGCAGCTCCTAGGTTTGGTACCTAGTAGCAATTATTTAATACAGCAGGATCACCAAGGGGCCTTCATACAACCAGCATAATCAGCATCCGTTTTCCAAGGTCCAGCTCAGGATGGATGTGAAGTCCTGACACATTCTTGCAGCATTTAGGTCCTTCTGTgggtagcagcagcagcaaatgcaaGATGAGTCCAGAAGAGAATGCCAGAGGTGCCAGTGGGGACCTCCAGAAGCAGGACTAAAACCTGCCCTCACATGCAGCAA is a window of Gallus gallus isolate bGalGal1 chromosome 8, bGalGal1.mat.broiler.GRCg7b, whole genome shotgun sequence DNA encoding:
- the ITPA gene encoding inosine triphosphate pyrophosphatase, translated to MAAPVRRSVVFVTGNAKKLEEVTQILGDSSPYTLVARKIDLPEYQGEPDEISVQKCREAARQIRGPVIVEDTCLCFNALGGLPGPYIKWFLEKLKPEGLYKLLAGFEDKSAYALCTFAFSTGNPEEPVKLFKGQTHGVIVEPRGPRDFGWDPCFQPDGYDQTYAELPKAVKNSISHRYRALSELSAFFLQSNPTEAPSSPS